The following proteins come from a genomic window of Lytechinus pictus isolate F3 Inbred chromosome 1, Lp3.0, whole genome shotgun sequence:
- the LOC129262939 gene encoding MFS-type transporter SLC18B1-like isoform X2, which translates to MEDDKVKLLADHGDERNSRSIQVQDTDHSSGDVGSGPVPDDPSDVHVNGPNSNQASINPTSDPENGDDEEEKKSKPLTLNQKLTFAGIASMYLTSMMSFSVLAPFFPNEAEKKGVTPAETGLVFGIFALVSFISSPFWGKYLPVIGAKFMYLSGCFVAAGCNLLFGFLVDIESKTTFLAYCFAIRVVESLGSAATITAGMAIVANVFPDNIAQMSGMLELFSGLGFACGPPLGSLFYGIGGYKLPFIVLGCTAMVISIIDIFILPSLKSDNKKEESGSVLAVLKIPAVSIVLAACMWGSACLGFSDPTLSIHLTSPPLNVHPSMVGVLFLLIGGTYGLFAPFWGYIADKKRVTRFMMVIGFYITGISFMLIGPSPLFNVEGKLWIIILSLALLGFSIGIGLMPAFLDLLISAKWYGLPDNLSTQAILSGLFNGAFSLGTFVGPTVGGALVNQMGFDWSSTIFAGGCFVVVIVLSLFGVWEYQCGKGRRKPKHMRSEPYPSIVEDANRVVTA; encoded by the exons ATGGAAGATGATAAAGTCAAGCTCCTGGCTGACCACGGAGATGAGAGAAACTCGAGAAGCATCCAAGTTCAGGATACAGACCATTCGTCAGGTGATGTAGGATCTGGCCCTGTTCCAGACGATCCGTCGGATGTACACGTAAATGGTCCCAACAGCAACCAAGCCTCCATCAACCCAACTTCGGACCCTGAAAACggggatgatgaagaagaaaagaaatccAAACCACTCACCTTGAATCAGAAGCTGACGTTTGCTGGGATCGCCTCTATGTACCTGACGTCTATGATGTCCTTCTCAGTTCTGGCTCCTTTCTTTCCAAATGAA GCAGAGAAGAAAGGTGTTACCCCAGCTGAGACAGGACTGGTGTTTGGTATCTTCGCTCTTGTCAGTTTCATCTCATCTCCATTCTGGGGAAAATAT CTACCAGTGATTGGAGCTAAATTCATGTATCTAAGTGGGTGTTTCGTAGCAGCTGGCTGTAATCTCTTATTTGG GTTCTTGGTCGACATTGAAAGCAAGACCACTTTCCTGGCCTACTGTTTTGCCATTCGTGTTGTGGAATCACTGGGGTCTGCAGCAACGATTACAGCCGGCATGGCGATTGTTGCTAACGTCTTCCCCGATAATATAGCACAGATGAGT GGTATGCTCGAGTTATTCAGCGGTCTTGGGTTTGCATGCGGTCCTCCGCTTGGCAGTTTATTTTATGGA ATAGGTGGTTATAAACTCCCTTTCATTGTTCTAGGCTGCACAGCTATGGTCATATCTATCATTGATATATTCATTCTACCCAGTTTAA AATCTGACAATAAAAAGGAGGAGTCTGGATCTGTGTTGGCAGTGCTGAAGATCCCTGCTGTATCGATCGTTCTTGCTGCCTGTATGTGGGGGAGCGCTTGTCTTGGCTTCAGTGACCCTACATTATCTATCCATCTCACTTCA CCTCCACTCAACGTGCATCCATCCATGGTAGGTGTATTATTTCTTCTCATTGGTGGAACTTATGGACTCTTTGCACCATTCTGGGGCTACATTGCCGATAAAAAG agagtaacCCGTTTTATGATGGTCATAGGTTTTTACATCACAGGAATATCCTTCATGCTGATTGGTCCAAGTCCCCTTTTTAATGTTGAAGG tAAATTATGGATCATCATCTTATCTCTGGCATTACTTGGTTTTTCTATAGGAATAGGACTTATGCCAGCATTTCTTGATCTCCTGATAAGTGCCAA ATGGTACGGATTACCTGATAATCTTTCAACTCAAGCGATATTATCTGGTCTGTTTAATGGAGCATTTTCTTTAGG AACATTTGTAGGTCCGACAGTTGGAGGCGCCCTCGTCAATCAAATGGGATTTGATTGGTCATCCACGATCTTCGCCGGAGGTTGCTTTGTGGTCGTTATTGTTCTGTCTCTGTTTGGTGTGTGGGAATACCAGTGCGGAAAGGG GCGAAGAAAACCAAAGCATATGAGGAGTGAGCCATACCCTTCCATTGTAGAAGACGCCAACCGTGTTGTAACGGCTTGA
- the LOC129262939 gene encoding MFS-type transporter SLC18B1-like isoform X1, translating into MEDDKVKLLADHGDERNSRSIQVQDTDHSSGDVGSGPVPDDPSDVHVNGPNSNQASINPTSDPENGDDEEEKKSKPLTLNQKLTFAGIASMYLTSMMSFSVLAPFFPNEAEKKGVTPAETGLVFGIFALVSFISSPFWGKYLPVIGAKFMYLSGCFVAAGCNLLFGFLVEIQGKTIFLTYCFLIRTVESLGFAAAITAGMAITANVFPDNIAQMSGMLELFSGLGFACGPPLGSLFYGIGGYKLPFIVLGCTAMVISIIDIFILPSLKSDNKKEESGSVLAVLKIPAVSIVLAACMWGSACLGFSDPTLSIHLTSPPLNVHPSMVGVLFLLIGGTYGLFAPFWGYIADKKRVTRFMMVIGFYITGISFMLIGPSPLFNVEGKLWIIILSLALLGFSIGIGLMPAFLDLLISAKWYGLPDNLSTQAILSGLFNGAFSLGTFVGPTVGGALVNQMGFDWSSTIFAGGCFVVVIVLSLFGVWEYQCGKGRRKPKHMRSEPYPSIVEDANRVVTA; encoded by the exons ATGGAAGATGATAAAGTCAAGCTCCTGGCTGACCACGGAGATGAGAGAAACTCGAGAAGCATCCAAGTTCAGGATACAGACCATTCGTCAGGTGATGTAGGATCTGGCCCTGTTCCAGACGATCCGTCGGATGTACACGTAAATGGTCCCAACAGCAACCAAGCCTCCATCAACCCAACTTCGGACCCTGAAAACggggatgatgaagaagaaaagaaatccAAACCACTCACCTTGAATCAGAAGCTGACGTTTGCTGGGATCGCCTCTATGTACCTGACGTCTATGATGTCCTTCTCAGTTCTGGCTCCTTTCTTTCCAAATGAA GCAGAGAAGAAAGGTGTTACCCCAGCTGAGACAGGACTGGTGTTTGGTATCTTCGCTCTTGTCAGTTTCATCTCATCTCCATTCTGGGGAAAATAT CTACCAGTGATTGGAGCTAAATTCATGTATCTAAGTGGGTGTTTCGTAGCAGCTGGCTGTAATCTCTTATTTGG atttttagttgagatTCAAGGCAAGACTATCTTCCTGACCTACTGTTTCCTCATTCGCACTGTGGAATCGCTTGGATTTGCAGCAGCGATCACGGCCGGCATGGCGATTACCGCTAACGTCTTTCCTGATAATATAGCACAGATGAGT GGTATGCTCGAGTTATTCAGCGGTCTTGGGTTTGCATGCGGTCCTCCGCTTGGCAGTTTATTTTATGGA ATAGGTGGTTATAAACTCCCTTTCATTGTTCTAGGCTGCACAGCTATGGTCATATCTATCATTGATATATTCATTCTACCCAGTTTAA AATCTGACAATAAAAAGGAGGAGTCTGGATCTGTGTTGGCAGTGCTGAAGATCCCTGCTGTATCGATCGTTCTTGCTGCCTGTATGTGGGGGAGCGCTTGTCTTGGCTTCAGTGACCCTACATTATCTATCCATCTCACTTCA CCTCCACTCAACGTGCATCCATCCATGGTAGGTGTATTATTTCTTCTCATTGGTGGAACTTATGGACTCTTTGCACCATTCTGGGGCTACATTGCCGATAAAAAG agagtaacCCGTTTTATGATGGTCATAGGTTTTTACATCACAGGAATATCCTTCATGCTGATTGGTCCAAGTCCCCTTTTTAATGTTGAAGG tAAATTATGGATCATCATCTTATCTCTGGCATTACTTGGTTTTTCTATAGGAATAGGACTTATGCCAGCATTTCTTGATCTCCTGATAAGTGCCAA ATGGTACGGATTACCTGATAATCTTTCAACTCAAGCGATATTATCTGGTCTGTTTAATGGAGCATTTTCTTTAGG AACATTTGTAGGTCCGACAGTTGGAGGCGCCCTCGTCAATCAAATGGGATTTGATTGGTCATCCACGATCTTCGCCGGAGGTTGCTTTGTGGTCGTTATTGTTCTGTCTCTGTTTGGTGTGTGGGAATACCAGTGCGGAAAGGG GCGAAGAAAACCAAAGCATATGAGGAGTGAGCCATACCCTTCCATTGTAGAAGACGCCAACCGTGTTGTAACGGCTTGA
- the LOC129262928 gene encoding MORN repeat-containing protein 2-like: protein MPAKGGRKGEVKEEEKVPLLRGVFVFPNGDRYEGDYVKTDDGAIERNGHGLHITPDGLCYDGEWAGDKMNGQGKLTHPSGSVYEGEFVNNQFHGKGRYTFANKAVFDGEFNENKMEGDGQFSDTDKQVWFGAFHCKAAPGLKFKLSM from the exons ATGCCAG CTAAAGGAGGACGGAAAGGAGAAGTCAAGGAAGAGGAAAAAGTGCCTCTACTCAGGGGTGTTTTTGTATTTCCAAATGGAGACAGATATG AGGGTGATTATGTGAAGACCGATGACGGAGCCATCGAGCGCAACGGCCACGGATTGCACATCACACCCGATGGGCTGTGTTATGATGGAGAGTGGGCCGGTGATAAGATGAACGGACAAGGAAAACTAACGCATCCCAGTGGAAGCGTCTATGAAGGAGAGTTTGTCAATAACCAGTTCCACGGCAAGGGAAGATACACATTCGCCAACAAGGCTGTGTTTGATGGTGAATTCAATGAAAATAA AATGGAAGGCGATGGGCAATTTTCAGATACGGACAAACAAGTCTGGTTCGGTGCTTTCCACTGTAAAGCAGCTCCAGGACTGAAATTTAAACTGTCAATGTGA